The following proteins are co-located in the Xiphophorus hellerii strain 12219 chromosome 2, Xiphophorus_hellerii-4.1, whole genome shotgun sequence genome:
- the LOC116734440 gene encoding carbohydrate sulfotransferase 1: MREGCRAGGGGRMECSWKTVLLLVCASLGVQYTAIRTLRDSMSGPCQRAYRCRSRYHRDSRWAALCDDSWMPVELPQKHILLFATTRSGSSFTGQLLNQHPGIFYVFEPLYHVQQAFTNSSSRLRRTLDRRALLGAYRDLLLNLYTCDLHFMENYIRPEAQDHITSSFFRRSSSHALCSPPVCLEGAVAMSDSPDEIWCPKKCGALNLTLAAMSCMSRGHVAIKTVRIPEVGDLRTLTEDPRLDLKIIHLVRDPRAILASRIMAFSDQFRAWKIWNATGRQPRYVDLSQITSTCKDMSASAESGLQRPAWLRGRYMLVRYEDLALHPNAGATAIYRFVGLEMEDRVRMWILKNTNSNVSAPSEWNYKYSTTRNSRTTAESWRLRLSFDIVKTIQNLCSDTLALLGYKQVHSAAELRNLSQSLVEHRTFQPVT, translated from the exons CGTGAAGGATGTAGAGCCGGAGGTGGGGGCAGGATGGAGTGCTCCTGGAAGACGGTGTTGCTGCTGGTGTGCGCATCTCTTGGGGTCCAGTACACGGCTATCCGGACCCTGAGGGACTCGATGTCTGGACCCTGTCAGAGAGCCTACCGCTGCAGGAGCAGATACCACAGAG ACTCCAGATGGGCTGCCTTGTGTGATGACAGCTGGATGCCCGTCGAGTTGCCTCAGAAGCATATACTGCTTTTTGCGACAACGCGCAGCGGCTCCTCGTTCACCGGACAGCTACTCAACCAGCATCCCGGGATCTTCTATGTCTTTGAGCCCCTTTACCACGTCCAGCAGGCCTTCACCAACTCCAGCAGCAGGTTGCGTCGAACTTTAGACCGCCGGGCCTTGCTTGGAGCCTACAGAGACCTCCTCTTAAACCTGTACACCTGCGACCTTCACTTCATGGAGAACTACATCCGCCCTGAAGCCCAGGATCACATCACAAGCTCCTTTTTCCGACGGAGCTCAAGCCATGCCCTCTGTTCTCCTCCAGTTTGTTTGGAAGGGGCGGTTGCAATGTCCGATTCACCTGATGAAATCTGGTGTCCTAAGAAGTGCGGGGCTCTGAACCTCACTCTAGCCGCCATGTCATGTATGTCAAGAGGACATGTAGCCATAAAAACCGTGAGGATTCCCGAGGTGGGAGACTTGCGGACTCTGACAGAAGATCCGCGTCTGGACCTGAAGATCATCCATCTGGTGAGAGACCCCAGAGCCATCCTCGCTTCCCGCATCATGGCGTTCTCTGACCAGTTTCGCGCTTGGAAAATATGGAACGCCACTGGACGCCAGCCTCGATACGTGGACCTCTCGCAGATCACCAGCACCTGTAAGGACATGTCTGCCTCTGCAGAAAGTGGCCTGCAGAGACCAGCGTGGCTGCGAGGACGATACATGCTGGTGCGGTACGAGGACTTGGCTCTTCACCCAAATGCCGGGGCGACTGCAATTTACAGGTTCGTGGGTCTGGAGATGGAAGACAGGGTGAGGATGTGGATATTGAAAAACACCAACAGCAATGTGTCGGCTCCCTCTGAGTGGAATTACAAATACTCCACCACAAGAAACTCCAGAACCACGGCAGAAAGTTGGAGGCTTCGTCTCAGCTTTGACATTGTGAAAACTATTCAGAATCTTTGTAGTGACACGTTGGCTCTGCTCGGATACAAGCAGGTTCATTCTGCTGCCGAACTCAGAAACTTGTCACAAAGTTTAGTGGAGCACAGAACGTTTCAGCCTGTCACATGA